In a single window of the Grus americana isolate bGruAme1 chromosome 31, bGruAme1.mat, whole genome shotgun sequence genome:
- the GDF11 gene encoding growth/differentiation factor 11 has product MAPVLLWLLALVVVAGGSVEAQPPASEPACPVCLWRRHSKELRLESIKSQILSKLRLKEAPNITREVVKQLLPKAPPLQQLLDLHDFQGDSLQHDEYLEEDEYHATTETVISMAQETDPVVQIEGNPHCCFFNFSPKIMFTKVVKAQLWVYLRPVQHTSTVYLQILRLKPVTEEGSRHIRIRSLKIDLNSRIGHWQSIDFKHVLQNWFKQPQNNWGIEINAFDPNGNDLAVTSLGPGAEGLHPFMELRVLENNKRSRRNLGLDCDEHSTESRCCRYPLTVDFEAFGWDWIIAPKRYKANYCSGQCEYMFMQKYPHTHLVQQANPRGSAGPCCTPTKMSPINMLYFNDKQQIIYGKIPGMVVDRCGCS; this is encoded by the exons ATGGCCCCGGTATTGCTGTGGTTGCTGGcgttggtggtggtggcgggGGGGTCGGTGGAAGCGCAGCCCCCCGCCTCCGAGCCCGCCTGCCCCGTGTGTCTTTGGCGGCGGCACAGCAAGGAGCTGCGGCTGGAGAGCATCAAGTCGCAGATCCTGAGCAAGCTGCGGCTGAAGGAAGCGCCCAACATCACCCGGGAGGTGgtgaagcagctgctgcccAAGGCCCCgccgctccagcagctcctcgaCCTCCACGACTTCCAGGGGGACTCGCTGCAGCACGACGAGTACCTGGAGGAGGACGAGTACCACGCCACCACCGAGACCGTCATCAGCATGGCCCAGGAAA cGGACCCCGTGGTGCAGATCGAGGGCAACCCCCATTGCTGCTTCTTCAACTTCAGCCCCAAGATCATGTTCACCAAGGTGGTGAAGGCGCAGCTGTGGGTGTACCTGCGGCCGGTGCAGCACACCTCCACCGTCTACCTGCAGATCCTCCGCCTGAAGCCGGTGACGGAGGAAGGCAGCCGCCACATCCGCATCCGCTCCCTGAAGATCGACCTTAATTCCCGCATCGGGCACTGGCAGAGCATCGACTTCAAGCACGTGCTGCAGAACTGGTTCAAGCAGCCGCAGAACAACTGGGGCATCGAGATCAACGCCTTCGACCCCAACGGCAACGACTTGGCCGTCACCTCGTTGGGACCCGGGGCCGAAGGGCTG caccccttcATGGAGCTGCGGGTGCTGGAGAACAACAAGCGCTCGCGGCGGAACCTAGGGCTGGACTGCGACGAGCACTCGACCGAGTCGCGCTGCTGCCGGTACCCCCTCACCGTCGACTTCGAAGCCTTCGGCTGGGACTGGATTATCGCTCCCAAGAGATACAAAGCCAACTACTGCTCGGGGCAGTGCGAGTACATGTTCATGCAGAAGTACCCCCACACCCACCTGGTGCAACAGGCCAACCCccggggctcggcggggccCTGCTGCACCCCCACCAAGATGTCCCCCATCAACATGCTTTACTTCAACGACAAACAGCAGATCATCTACGGCAAGATCCCGGGCATGGTGGTTGACAGATGCGGATGCTCTTAG